One Verrucomicrobiia bacterium genomic region harbors:
- a CDS encoding MmgE/PrpD family protein, producing the protein MILHDVKVYPSKVPLSKDQQLAWKIAQVATDKTSLEPAVVDMVINRIIDNASVAIAAINRKPVANARSQAIAHPREKGATVFGMPNDQRFDAEWAAWANGTAVRELDMHDTFLAADYSHPGDNIPPILAVAQQCRRNGADLVRGIVVGYEIQINLVKAICLHQYKKDHIAHLCPSAAAGIGALLDLNTDVVYQAVQQAVHVGFSTRQSRKGEISSWKAYAPSHAGKLAVEAVDRAMRGEKSPSPIYEGEDSVIAYMLGGDKSTYRVPLPEIGEGQRAILDSYTKEHSAEYQAQALIDLAFKLRKKLPNLKEIQKIVLHTSHHTHYVIGTGAQDPQKMDPNATRETLDHSIMYIFAVALRTGEWHHVKSYASEMARHPETVELWHKIETVEDPEWTRRYHTHDPKEKAFGARVEILLRNGDKVVDELAVANANPLGAKPFARPDYIKKFKTLTEDILTSSESERFLETVQRLPNLKAEELGQLNVQVDLAKLENNKRDNRGIF; encoded by the coding sequence ATGATTTTACACGATGTTAAAGTTTACCCTTCAAAAGTTCCTCTTTCTAAAGATCAACAACTGGCTTGGAAAATAGCTCAGGTAGCAACGGATAAAACATCATTAGAGCCTGCGGTGGTTGACATGGTGATTAATCGGATTATTGACAATGCGTCGGTAGCGATTGCGGCCATTAATCGCAAACCCGTAGCGAATGCCCGCAGTCAGGCGATTGCGCATCCTCGCGAAAAAGGAGCGACGGTTTTTGGTATGCCGAATGATCAACGGTTTGATGCGGAATGGGCTGCGTGGGCCAATGGGACGGCTGTGCGTGAGCTCGATATGCATGACACTTTTTTAGCCGCAGATTATTCGCATCCGGGTGATAATATCCCGCCCATTTTAGCAGTGGCACAACAATGTCGGCGTAATGGTGCGGATTTGGTGCGCGGAATTGTGGTGGGCTATGAAATTCAAATCAATTTGGTGAAAGCAATCTGTTTGCATCAATATAAGAAGGATCACATTGCTCATTTGTGTCCTTCAGCAGCCGCTGGGATTGGTGCGCTTTTGGATTTAAATACTGATGTGGTTTATCAAGCGGTGCAACAAGCGGTACATGTGGGTTTTTCGACACGACAATCGCGTAAAGGTGAAATTTCGAGTTGGAAAGCTTATGCCCCTTCGCATGCCGGAAAATTGGCAGTGGAAGCGGTAGATCGTGCAATGCGTGGTGAAAAAAGTCCTTCGCCGATTTATGAAGGGGAAGATAGTGTAATTGCTTATATGCTAGGCGGTGATAAATCGACTTATCGTGTGCCTTTACCGGAAATAGGTGAGGGGCAGCGTGCTATTTTAGATTCTTACACCAAAGAACATTCCGCGGAATATCAAGCGCAAGCGCTCATTGATCTGGCGTTTAAACTTCGTAAAAAGCTACCGAATTTAAAAGAGATTCAGAAAATTGTTTTGCATACGAGTCATCATACCCATTACGTAATCGGCACAGGTGCGCAGGATCCGCAAAAAATGGATCCGAACGCGACGCGCGAAACGTTGGATCATAGTATTATGTATATTTTTGCGGTGGCGCTGCGAACGGGCGAATGGCATCACGTGAAAAGTTATGCTTCCGAGATGGCACGTCATCCTGAGACGGTGGAGTTGTGGCATAAAATTGAAACGGTGGAAGATCCGGAATGGACGCGTCGTTATCACACGCATGATCCCAAGGAAAAAGCCTTTGGTGCACGAGTCGAAATTTTATTGAGAAATGGTGATAAAGTTGTTGATGAATTAGCCGTGGCTAATGCCAATCCTTTAGGAGCGAAACCTTTTGCAAGACCCGATTATATCAAGAAGTTTAAGACGCTTACCGAAGATATTTTGACTTCTTCTGAAAGCGAACGCTTTTTAGAAACTGTGCAACGTTTGCCAAATTTAAAAGCCGAAGAGTTGGGGCAATTAAATGTTCAAGTAGATTTAGCGAAGTTGGAAAATAATAAACGAGATAATCGAGGAATTTTTTAG
- a CDS encoding GxxExxY protein, translating into MEKDKLVKEIIYKEECYAIIGACFTVYNEKGRGFLEGVYQECLEIEFNYLKISAISKPQLTLTYRDQILQQTYTPDFVCFGKIILELKTAAKIIDEHRGQVLNYLNATGFQLGLLVNFGHYPKLEYERIVNSKQTKDEPIFL; encoded by the coding sequence ATGGAAAAAGATAAATTGGTTAAAGAGATTATTTATAAAGAAGAATGTTACGCTATTATTGGCGCTTGTTTTACGGTTTATAATGAGAAAGGGCGTGGATTTTTAGAGGGAGTTTATCAGGAGTGTTTGGAAATTGAATTTAACTATTTGAAAATTTCCGCAATATCTAAGCCGCAACTTACTCTCACTTATCGAGACCAAATTCTTCAACAAACCTACACGCCTGATTTTGTTTGTTTTGGTAAAATTATTTTAGAACTTAAAACTGCGGCGAAAATAATTGATGAGCACAGGGGGCAGGTGCTTAATTATTTAAACGCCACAGGTTTTCAGCTTGGATTACTTGTTAACTTCGGTCATTATCCCAAACTTGAATATGAACGGATCGTAAATTCTAAACAGACTAAAGATGAGCCAATTTTTCTTTAA
- the prpB gene encoding methylisocitrate lyase: MLFNKKNATQKRQEFRQALKSGKLLRFPGAFSPLVAMLMEQQGFDGVYISGAVLANDLGFPDIGLTTLTEVSQRGRAIARATELPAIIDIDTGFGEAMSAARTIQELEDLGLCGCHLEDQQNPKRCGHLDNKALVETEAMIKKVKAASDAKRDKNFLIIARTDARASEGLEAAIGRAKAYVDAGAEMIFPEALQNEKEFEAFRQAVSVPLLANMTEFGKSSLLTTKQLQNLGYNLVIYPVTSLRLAMKAVEDGLASIRDEGTQEHLLEKMQHRKRLYEILHYEKYNQFDQSIFNFKV; this comes from the coding sequence ATGCTTTTTAATAAAAAAAATGCGACACAAAAACGTCAGGAATTTCGTCAGGCGTTAAAGTCAGGAAAACTTTTGCGTTTCCCTGGCGCTTTTTCGCCTTTGGTGGCGATGTTAATGGAGCAGCAGGGTTTTGATGGTGTTTATATTTCAGGAGCAGTTTTAGCCAATGATCTTGGATTTCCTGATATTGGTTTAACCACCTTGACCGAAGTTTCTCAACGCGGTCGCGCTATTGCGCGTGCAACTGAGTTGCCGGCGATTATTGATATTGATACCGGTTTTGGTGAAGCGATGAGTGCTGCGCGTACGATTCAAGAATTGGAAGATTTGGGACTTTGTGGATGTCACTTGGAAGATCAACAAAATCCGAAGCGATGCGGTCATTTGGATAATAAAGCGTTGGTAGAAACGGAAGCGATGATTAAAAAGGTCAAAGCTGCTTCAGACGCTAAGCGCGATAAGAATTTTTTAATTATTGCTCGAACGGATGCAAGAGCTTCTGAAGGATTGGAAGCAGCAATCGGACGTGCGAAAGCTTACGTTGATGCCGGTGCAGAAATGATTTTTCCTGAGGCGCTACAGAATGAAAAAGAGTTTGAAGCATTTCGCCAAGCGGTTTCGGTTCCGCTGCTAGCCAATATGACGGAATTTGGCAAAAGCTCTTTATTAACGACAAAGCAGTTGCAAAATTTGGGTTATAATCTTGTGATTTATCCTGTAACCAGTTTGCGTTTGGCGATGAAAGCGGTGGAAGATGGGTTAGCGAGCATTCGTGATGAAGGCACGCAAGAGCACCTTTTAGAAAAAATGCAGCATCGCAAACGGCTTTACGAAATTTTGCATTACGAAAAATATAACCAATTTGATCAGTCGATTTTTAATTTTAAAGTCTAA
- a CDS encoding bifunctional 2-methylcitrate synthase/citrate synthase — protein sequence MSTTIANPEIRRGLEGVIVDTTKVSKVMPDINALVYHGYPVQDLAENCSFEEVAYLLWNGELPNRSQLDAFQKKERSLRSISPTLLKVIQSFPKKAHPMDAIRTAVSFLGMEDEDMEKTDEATNRERSFQLLAKIPTMIGAFYRYRKGQDFIAPREDLSMAENFFHVCFGKVPEPEVVKAFDVSLVLYAEHGFNASTFTARVVTSSLADIYGAVTAGIASLKGPLHGGANEAVMHMLLEIGEPAKAKEWLLTALKEKRKVMGFGHRVYKKGDSRAPTMNQYGLKMAEIKGEKKWHEMLDILEKTMVEQKGIHPNLDFPTGPAYYLMDIDIDMFTPIFVMSRITGWTAHILEQQASNRLIRPLSQYTGSPERKVASLAQRK from the coding sequence ATGAGTACAACTATAGCAAATCCTGAAATTAGACGTGGTTTAGAAGGTGTCATTGTTGACACAACCAAAGTTTCCAAAGTCATGCCGGACATTAATGCCTTGGTTTATCACGGCTATCCCGTGCAAGACTTAGCGGAAAATTGTTCCTTTGAAGAGGTGGCTTATTTATTGTGGAATGGTGAATTACCTAATCGATCACAGCTCGATGCGTTTCAGAAAAAAGAAAGAAGTTTGCGTTCGATTAGTCCAACACTTTTAAAGGTGATTCAGAGTTTTCCCAAAAAAGCGCATCCCATGGATGCGATTCGCACGGCAGTCAGTTTTTTAGGAATGGAAGATGAGGATATGGAGAAAACGGATGAAGCGACCAATCGAGAGCGCTCGTTTCAATTGCTCGCAAAAATTCCTACGATGATTGGCGCATTTTATCGTTATCGTAAAGGCCAAGATTTTATTGCGCCTAGAGAAGATTTGAGTATGGCTGAAAATTTTTTCCATGTCTGTTTTGGTAAAGTGCCGGAACCGGAAGTGGTCAAAGCGTTCGACGTTTCTTTAGTGCTTTACGCCGAGCATGGATTTAATGCTTCGACCTTTACCGCGCGTGTGGTGACTTCAAGTTTAGCTGATATTTATGGCGCTGTGACAGCAGGAATTGCTTCATTAAAAGGTCCGCTTCATGGCGGTGCAAATGAAGCTGTGATGCATATGCTTTTGGAAATTGGTGAACCGGCAAAAGCGAAAGAGTGGTTGTTAACTGCGTTAAAAGAAAAACGCAAAGTGATGGGATTTGGTCATCGCGTTTATAAAAAAGGTGATTCGCGCGCACCTACGATGAATCAATATGGTTTAAAAATGGCCGAAATTAAGGGTGAAAAGAAATGGCACGAAATGTTGGATATTTTAGAAAAAACGATGGTGGAACAAAAAGGAATTCATCCCAACCTCGATTTTCCAACTGGGCCTGCTTATTATTTGATGGATATCGATATTGATATGTTCACGCCGATTTTTGTAATGAGCCGCATAACAGGATGGACTGCTCACATTCTCGAGCAGCAAGCTAGTAATCGATTGATCCGTCCTTTATCGCAATACACCGGCTCGCCCGAAAGAAAAGTGGCTTCTTTGGCTCAAAGGAAATAG
- a CDS encoding low affinity iron permease family protein, whose translation MAGKNSWFTRFAKVTARYSGKPITFLIAGLAIIIWAITGPLFSFSDTWQLIINTSTTIITFLMVFLIQNTQNRDTEALQIKLDEIIKRIHGAQNSLLDLEELDDEELDKIREDYRRLAERARKKEKK comes from the coding sequence ATGGCAGGAAAAAATTCTTGGTTTACTCGTTTTGCTAAAGTTACAGCTCGTTATTCTGGAAAACCTATTACCTTTCTTATTGCTGGTTTAGCGATTATAATATGGGCGATTACAGGCCCTTTATTTAGTTTCAGTGATACATGGCAATTAATCATCAATACTAGTACAACCATTATCACCTTCTTAATGGTATTCTTAATTCAGAACACCCAAAACCGAGATACGGAAGCGTTACAAATCAAATTAGACGAAATCATAAAAAGAATTCATGGCGCGCAAAATAGCCTCTTAGATTTAGAAGAATTAGATGACGAAGAGCTTGATAAAATCCGGGAGGATTATCGTCGTCTTGCCGAACGCGCTCGAAAAAAAGAAAAAAAATAA
- a CDS encoding replication-associated recombination protein A, whose product MNDLFENFSSEEKKNTKHENAPLASRFRPRTLEEYVGQAHLLGSGKLLRRAIEADRLSSLILFGPPGSGKTSLAQIIANTTQCHFEKLSGVESGTADMRRVLASALNRLHTTGKKTILFIDEIHRFNKAQQDVLLPDVENATVRLIGATTHNPFFYINAPLVSRSQVFQLEPLNTKDIKTLLQRALNDSERGLGKMPLVVDTEALNHLAIQADGDARKALNSLEIAALTTKPDQNQKIHITLPIAEECIQKKAIVYDANEDQHYDTISAFIKSIRGSDPDAAIYWLAKMLYAGEEIRFIARRLVISAAEDIGMADPHALPLAVAAQQAVEFIGLPEARIPLAEATVYLATAPKSNASYMALENATDDVKKGVTLAVPRHLRDAHYPGSKKLGHQGYQYSHNFIEGIAPQDYLNEVRTYYIPTEHGYEKKIQERLEYWKSLKKQSSNKID is encoded by the coding sequence ATGAACGATCTTTTTGAAAACTTTTCTTCGGAAGAGAAAAAAAATACAAAACACGAAAACGCGCCTCTCGCCTCACGATTTCGCCCCCGAACTTTGGAAGAATATGTCGGCCAAGCTCATCTACTTGGGAGCGGCAAATTATTACGACGCGCCATCGAAGCCGATCGCCTTAGTTCACTGATTCTTTTTGGCCCTCCAGGCAGCGGAAAAACTTCTCTAGCACAAATCATTGCCAACACGACACAATGCCACTTCGAAAAATTAAGCGGTGTAGAATCAGGAACAGCTGATATGCGACGCGTTTTAGCTAGCGCTTTAAATCGACTGCATACTACCGGCAAAAAAACCATTCTCTTCATCGACGAAATTCATCGCTTTAACAAAGCGCAACAAGATGTTCTTCTACCAGACGTAGAAAATGCGACCGTTCGCTTAATTGGCGCCACCACGCATAATCCGTTTTTTTATATCAACGCGCCACTCGTTTCACGGTCACAAGTTTTCCAACTCGAACCGTTAAACACCAAAGACATTAAAACTTTATTACAACGCGCTTTAAATGATTCAGAAAGAGGTTTGGGAAAAATGCCCTTGGTAGTAGACACAGAAGCTTTAAATCATCTTGCCATTCAAGCTGATGGCGACGCGCGCAAAGCTTTAAATTCCCTCGAAATCGCTGCGCTAACTACGAAACCTGATCAAAATCAAAAAATTCATATCACTTTACCAATTGCTGAAGAATGCATTCAGAAAAAAGCCATCGTTTATGATGCAAATGAAGATCAACATTACGACACCATTTCCGCTTTCATTAAATCCATTCGTGGTAGCGATCCTGATGCTGCGATTTATTGGCTCGCAAAGATGCTCTACGCGGGCGAAGAAATTCGTTTTATTGCGCGACGCCTCGTCATCAGCGCTGCTGAAGATATTGGCATGGCTGATCCGCATGCCCTTCCGTTAGCCGTTGCCGCACAACAAGCGGTAGAGTTTATTGGCTTGCCCGAAGCGCGCATTCCTCTTGCCGAAGCCACGGTTTATTTAGCTACCGCACCCAAAAGCAACGCCAGCTACATGGCTCTCGAAAATGCTACAGATGACGTTAAAAAAGGTGTCACATTAGCGGTGCCCCGCCATCTGCGTGATGCTCATTATCCCGGCAGCAAAAAACTTGGCCATCAAGGTTATCAATACTCTCACAACTTCATAGAAGGCATCGCGCCCCAAGACTATCTCAACGAAGTGCGAACCTATTACATTCCCACCGAACATGGCTACGAAAAAAAGATTCAAGAAAGGTTGGAATATTGGAAATCGTTAAAAAAACAAAGCAGCAATAAAATTGATTAG
- a CDS encoding molybdenum cofactor biosynthesis protein MoaE yields MKKKILFTFETISPLPFPQKTNSIGSIVEFHGVVRDEESQQTITHLDYEAYQDMAHHQIHKILDQLKLDYPCRSFEFVHRLGKIPVGESSVWIRITSKHRKEGFGLLTEFCNRLKQDVPIWKSAPNL; encoded by the coding sequence ATGAAAAAAAAAATACTTTTTACGTTTGAAACCATTTCACCCTTGCCTTTTCCCCAAAAGACAAACTCGATTGGAAGCATCGTTGAATTTCATGGCGTCGTTCGCGACGAAGAAAGTCAACAAACCATTACCCATCTTGATTACGAAGCTTATCAAGACATGGCACATCACCAAATTCATAAAATTTTAGATCAACTCAAACTCGACTACCCCTGTCGCTCTTTCGAATTCGTTCATCGTCTTGGAAAAATTCCTGTTGGCGAATCTTCAGTCTGGATTCGTATTACCTCAAAACATCGTAAGGAAGGATTCGGACTTTTGACAGAATTTTGCAACCGTTTAAAACAAGATGTGCCCATCTGGAAATCGGCTCCCAATTTATGA
- the moaA gene encoding GTP 3',8-cyclase MoaA, with protein sequence MRTVNYLRISITDRCNERCLYCMPEGFADWKKREDILTYEEILRVVQLTTRLGFKNFRITGGEPLIRKDATSFIEKLTQTKGVENVFLSTNATRLTEHAFELKRVGVKSLNISLDSLQSETYQKITGGNLAEVLQGIQTARETSFERIKLNTVLIRHMNEDDLWPLIHYAAEYQHPIRFIELMPVSLTEMLSEKNFFPAHEALKKITEKDNVIPLNETFGIGPAKYYRLEKIGAIVGFISSITNLHFCENCNKIRLTSDGKIRPCLGNHGEYDLKPLLRNGGRDKDILEMIGLALHQKPPEHLFRNNYQPNRIMTAIGG encoded by the coding sequence ATGCGAACCGTAAACTATTTAAGAATTTCAATTACGGACCGGTGCAATGAGCGTTGCCTTTATTGCATGCCCGAAGGGTTTGCCGATTGGAAAAAACGCGAAGATATTTTGACCTATGAAGAAATCTTGCGTGTCGTCCAACTTACCACTCGACTCGGTTTTAAAAACTTTCGTATCACCGGAGGTGAACCTCTGATTCGTAAAGATGCTACCTCTTTTATCGAAAAGCTCACCCAAACTAAAGGAGTTGAAAATGTTTTTTTAAGCACTAATGCCACTCGTTTAACCGAACATGCTTTTGAACTCAAAAGGGTCGGTGTTAAATCACTCAATATTAGTTTAGATTCCCTACAATCTGAAACTTATCAGAAAATTACCGGCGGAAATTTAGCTGAAGTTTTGCAAGGCATCCAAACTGCGCGTGAAACGAGTTTTGAACGAATCAAACTCAACACCGTTCTCATTCGCCACATGAACGAAGACGATCTTTGGCCTTTGATCCATTATGCAGCTGAGTATCAACATCCGATTCGCTTTATCGAGCTTATGCCCGTGAGCTTGACTGAAATGCTAAGCGAAAAAAATTTCTTCCCAGCTCATGAAGCTCTCAAAAAAATTACTGAAAAAGACAATGTAATTCCTCTGAATGAAACTTTTGGCATAGGTCCCGCAAAATATTATCGCTTAGAAAAAATCGGCGCTATCGTAGGATTTATTAGCTCCATTACTAATCTGCATTTTTGTGAAAATTGTAATAAAATTCGATTAACATCTGATGGGAAAATTCGCCCCTGTTTAGGAAATCATGGAGAATACGATCTCAAACCTCTTTTGCGCAACGGAGGCAGGGATAAAGATATTTTAGAAATGATCGGTTTAGCGCTTCACCAGAAACCGCCCGAACATCTTTTTCGAAATAATTATCAACCCAATCGTATTATGACCGCGATTGGCGGTTGA
- a CDS encoding glycosyltransferase family 4 protein → MANSHFVKKQIVDLLHFPEEHIDIIYNGVDLKPWQPSYDPWLKNHLGLNPNDIVALFVGSGWQRKGLKKAIEIVETWQKQNSRQIKLIVIGKGPEKHYHHPLVYFAGPKPSSETSRFYQGADLLLFPTYYDPFANVTLEALASGLPVVTSTHNGASEILTEGQDGIALAPEAPIELWVQAINHFSNPEQRDLNCQLCRQKAEQFSLENHLQQILALCSNLKS, encoded by the coding sequence ATTGCCAACTCCCATTTTGTTAAAAAACAAATTGTCGATTTGCTTCATTTCCCAGAAGAGCATATTGATATCATTTATAACGGCGTCGATTTAAAACCCTGGCAACCTTCTTACGATCCTTGGCTCAAAAACCATCTTGGTCTTAATCCTAACGATATCGTCGCTCTTTTTGTTGGTAGCGGTTGGCAACGCAAAGGATTAAAAAAAGCGATTGAAATTGTCGAAACCTGGCAAAAACAAAACTCGCGTCAGATAAAATTAATAGTCATTGGAAAAGGCCCAGAAAAACATTATCACCATCCTCTCGTTTATTTTGCAGGACCCAAACCTTCTTCAGAAACCAGCCGCTTTTATCAAGGTGCAGACTTGCTACTTTTTCCAACCTACTACGACCCTTTCGCCAACGTCACTCTGGAAGCCTTAGCTTCAGGCTTACCTGTTGTAACAAGCACTCATAACGGCGCTTCAGAAATTTTGACAGAGGGCCAGGACGGCATCGCGCTCGCACCTGAAGCGCCTATTGAACTTTGGGTTCAAGCCATTAACCATTTTTCCAACCCAGAACAACGCGATCTTAACTGCCAACTCTGCCGCCAAAAAGCCGAGCAATTTTCTTTAGAAAATCATCTGCAACAAATTTTAGCGTTATGTTCTAATCTAAAATCTTAA
- a CDS encoding VOC family protein — MPRRLDHIDLRVPDLKKSEPFYNKLLPALGFTRAADVGGWIQFNAEEGVSEFFGVTESKTHQPNENRIAFWATSNEEVDRLAKLLHQIDALNIEGPGFDEGPTYYAVFFEDPFGNRLEICHRTQN; from the coding sequence ATGCCTCGTCGTCTTGATCACATCGACTTAAGAGTTCCAGATCTAAAAAAATCAGAACCTTTTTATAACAAACTATTACCAGCTTTAGGGTTTACGCGAGCCGCCGATGTTGGAGGGTGGATTCAATTTAATGCTGAAGAGGGTGTTAGCGAATTTTTTGGTGTGACCGAAAGCAAAACTCATCAACCGAACGAAAATCGGATCGCTTTCTGGGCAACTTCCAATGAAGAAGTCGATCGATTAGCAAAACTGCTTCATCAAATTGACGCGCTAAATATTGAAGGACCCGGTTTTGACGAAGGACCAACTTATTATGCGGTCTTCTTTGAAGATCCGTTTGGTAATCGCTTAGAAATTTGTCATCGCACCCAAAATTAA
- a CDS encoding GNAT family N-acetyltransferase, giving the protein MKVDFANINDLEQVALLFDQYRQFYKQESNLTESRKFIEQRLVAQDSVIFLAKDENQIALGFTQLYPLFNSITCKRSLILYDLFVATNYRRQGVAQQLMKSAKDYALKTGVDRMELSTAKTNASAQKLYESLGWKIDPEFHYYVLELP; this is encoded by the coding sequence ATGAAAGTGGATTTTGCTAATATCAATGATCTTGAGCAGGTTGCTTTGTTATTCGATCAATATCGACAGTTTTATAAACAAGAATCAAACCTGACTGAATCACGAAAATTTATTGAACAAAGATTAGTTGCTCAAGATTCGGTTATTTTCTTAGCAAAAGATGAAAATCAAATCGCATTAGGATTCACTCAACTTTACCCTTTGTTTAATTCCATTACCTGCAAACGATCACTCATCCTTTACGATCTTTTTGTCGCGACGAATTATCGTAGGCAAGGCGTGGCTCAGCAATTGATGAAAAGTGCTAAAGATTATGCTTTGAAAACGGGCGTAGATCGCATGGAATTATCCACTGCAAAAACAAATGCGAGCGCGCAAAAACTTTACGAGAGTTTGGGATGGAAAATTGATCCTGAATTTCATTATTACGTTTTGGAATTGCCATAA
- a CDS encoding DUF2845 domain-containing protein: MFLAFLAVSAVIGYIFFLNWKKTERKKRLLLRYKDSELVEKLIQKKIWINQTQEQLLDSLGKPYDIDEKVLKTKKREIWKYKPRGHNRYGLKITLENSYVIGWDLKD, translated from the coding sequence ATGTTTTTAGCTTTTTTAGCTGTAAGTGCAGTCATTGGTTATATTTTTTTCTTAAATTGGAAAAAAACTGAAAGAAAAAAACGCCTATTATTACGCTATAAAGATTCTGAATTAGTTGAAAAATTAATTCAGAAAAAAATCTGGATAAATCAAACGCAAGAGCAATTGTTAGATTCCTTAGGTAAACCATACGACATTGATGAAAAAGTTTTAAAAACTAAGAAGAGAGAGATTTGGAAATATAAACCCAGAGGGCATAATCGATATGGATTAAAGATTACTTTAGAAAATTCTTATGTGATAGGATGGGATTTAAAAGATTGA
- a CDS encoding site-specific DNA-methyltransferase, giving the protein MCQCSSKYLINIEDCLTWLPQQKSSSFQLIVADPPYFQVQLKEKWDNAWVNEAAYVKWMMSWLREAKRVLHSTGLLYLFGQLGKRENVFLQVMAQATKLFQFHDLIIWDRAVGYNERRDSFTPQYEMILVLRKSEKPYFNKSAVREPYDEATKQIYLKDKRYKDLRKRKFHLEQGKFATNLWRIPSLKGASKEKVGHPTQKPLALIERIILSSSRKGEWVCDPFLGSGTTAVAALKHGRAFAGCERDANYIKLIRKRLQKS; this is encoded by the coding sequence ATGTGCCAATGTTCAAGTAAATATCTAATTAACATAGAAGATTGCCTAACCTGGCTTCCTCAGCAAAAATCCAGTTCTTTTCAGCTCATCGTCGCTGATCCGCCTTATTTTCAAGTGCAGCTCAAAGAAAAATGGGATAATGCGTGGGTGAATGAGGCAGCTTATGTGAAGTGGATGATGAGTTGGTTGAGGGAGGCGAAGCGGGTGTTGCATTCGACGGGGTTGCTTTATTTGTTTGGACAGTTGGGAAAACGGGAAAATGTTTTTTTACAGGTGATGGCGCAAGCAACGAAATTGTTTCAGTTTCATGATTTGATTATTTGGGATCGAGCGGTGGGTTACAATGAGCGACGCGATTCCTTCACGCCGCAATATGAGATGATTTTAGTTTTGAGAAAAAGTGAGAAACCTTATTTCAATAAATCAGCGGTGCGCGAGCCTTACGATGAAGCCACGAAACAAATTTATCTCAAAGATAAACGCTATAAAGATTTGAGAAAGCGAAAGTTTCATTTGGAGCAGGGAAAATTTGCGACGAATTTATGGCGAATTCCTTCGTTGAAAGGTGCGAGCAAAGAAAAAGTGGGGCATCCCACACAGAAACCGTTGGCCCTTATTGAACGTATTATTCTTTCGAGTTCGAGAAAAGGGGAGTGGGTGTGTGATCCGTTTTTGGGTTCGGGCACGACGGCGGTTGCAGCTTTGAAACATGGTAGGGCGTTTGCGGGTTGTGAAAGGGATGCGAATTATATAAAATTGATCCGAAAACGGTTGCAAAAATCTTGA